CCTCCCCAGCCTCCTCCTTCGATGCTCTGGGTGACGAAACGCTTGCCGCGCACCGGGTCGGTCCCGAAGAAGACGACGGGCCCGCCGAGCACACCGAGGTGCGCCGCCGGTATCGCCTCGGGAATCGCGTCGGCGAGCGCTTTCAGAATCGTATCGACGACCGTCGGGAGCGCTCGGCCCCAGCCCGCCATCGCCGCGGGATGGGTCGCCATCATGAAATTACCTTCCTGGATCTCGACGCGAAGAGCGCGAAAGGTGCCTTCGTTCACGGGGAGATCGGGCGTGGTGATGGCCTTGTAGGCAATGACCGCGGCCGCGATGGTCCGCCCGTTGATGGGACCCCGTCTCTGGAGCGAGCATCCCGTCAGGTCGATGATCATGTCACTCCCGCGCACGACGACTCTTGCTTTGATCCGAACGGGCTCGTTGCCGTCGAGCGGATGACCTCCGAGCCGGGACTCGGCGGTGTACTCGCCATCGGGGAGCTTCGCGACGACGGCACGGCAACGCGCCTCGCTCTGATCGAAGATGCGCTCGATCGCCTCTTCCACGACCTCGCGGCCGTAGCGATCCACGATCTCGGCGATGCGTCGCTCCCCGAGCTGGCAGGCCGCGATCTGGGAGCGCAGGTCTCCCATCGAAGATTCGGGGAAGCGGATGTTGTCGCTCACGATCCGCCATACCTTGTCGTCGAGCCGTCCCGCTTCGTAGAGCTTGATCTGATCGAGCTGCAGGCCCTCCATCCACGGGTCCCGCGCGCTCGCCGCTCCGAACCCGGTGCTGAGACCTCCGACATCGATCCAATGGGCCCGCACCGCGGCAAAGCCGAAGAGCTCGTCTTCGCAGAAGCACGGCGTGTAGATGAGAACGTTGTTGAGATGCTGTCCCGCGACCCTTTGATGGTTGGTGATCACGACGTCGCCGGGCTCGAATGCGCCAGGCCCGTACCGCGCGACTCCGTCTCGGATGACGACTCCAAGGTCCGAGACGAAATGCGACACGCCTCCAACGTTTTGCGAGAGGAGCCGGCCACGGGTATCGAGAAGCGCGCAGCAGTAGTCGCGCACCTCGTAAATCATCATGTTGAAGGACGCCCGCTGCAGCACGTAGGACATCTCGTTTGCGATCGCCGGAAGCATGTTCCGGATGACTTCGAGAGTGACGAGGTCGATGCTCATTGCCGCGACCGAATCATACGCCGCTCTCC
This sequence is a window from Vicinamibacteria bacterium. Protein-coding genes within it:
- a CDS encoding hydantoinase B/oxoprolinase family protein, with translation MSIDLVTLEVIRNMLPAIANEMSYVLQRASFNMMIYEVRDYCCALLDTRGRLLSQNVGGVSHFVSDLGVVIRDGVARYGPGAFEPGDVVITNHQRVAGQHLNNVLIYTPCFCEDELFGFAAVRAHWIDVGGLSTGFGAASARDPWMEGLQLDQIKLYEAGRLDDKVWRIVSDNIRFPESSMGDLRSQIAACQLGERRIAEIVDRYGREVVEEAIERIFDQSEARCRAVVAKLPDGEYTAESRLGGHPLDGNEPVRIKARVVVRGSDMIIDLTGCSLQRRGPINGRTIAAAVIAYKAITTPDLPVNEGTFRALRVEIQEGNFMMATHPAAMAGWGRALPTVVDTILKALADAIPEAIPAAHLGVLGGPVVFFGTDPVRGKRFVTQSIEGGGWGGRPFEDGECATVSICQGDVRNAPIEKMELRWPVLVKRRELRPDSGGPGKFRGGLGLRTEVLGLAEGSWTLADTGRRAFPPWGLQGGKEGLPSDSLMKLPGETEHHHVDVTRHPVPEGTEAMLVTAGGGGWGNPLERDPERVRFDVIEGYVSLEAARRDYGVVL